A window of Eikenella corrodens contains these coding sequences:
- the hemN gene encoding oxygen-independent coproporphyrinogen III oxidase → MSANRTQEIIFDRKLIASLPANGPRYTSYPTADRFHAGFTAEDYTRAVRNRTPGSLSLYIHIPFCNTICYYCGCNKIITKDTARADQYLGYLKKEFALQAELLQGKPELAQLHFGGGTPTFLSDAQLDFVFGLIREHFTLMPQGEYSIEIDPRKVSRETVLFLGSLGFNRMSVGIQDFDPQVQQAVNRIQSEEETRVVIDAAREAGFQSVSVDLIYGLPHQTPATMQQTLDKVLALNPDRLAVYHYAHLPHIFKPQRRIDTNAVPDSNTKLDMLQQIVQRLGSEGYVFIGMDHFAKPQDELAVALREGRLQRNFQGYSTHADCDLIAVGLSSIGKIGRIYSQNQRQIEAYYADLDAGRLPLFRGYLLDEDDLLRRRLIQDLMCRFGLEFADYEAECRQPFAQYFAAELADAATLAAKGLVELNATGLTVTPKGRFLIRNIAMVFDRHLRSRDTAAQYSQTV, encoded by the coding sequence ATGTCTGCCAACCGCACCCAAGAAATCATCTTCGACCGCAAGCTCATCGCCTCCTTGCCCGCCAACGGCCCGCGCTACACCTCCTACCCCACCGCCGACCGCTTCCACGCAGGCTTTACCGCCGAAGACTACACCCGAGCCGTGCGCAACCGCACGCCCGGCTCCCTCTCGCTCTATATCCACATCCCCTTCTGCAACACCATCTGCTACTACTGCGGCTGCAACAAAATCATCACCAAAGACACCGCCCGCGCTGACCAATACCTGGGCTACCTGAAAAAAGAATTCGCCCTGCAGGCCGAACTCCTGCAAGGCAAACCCGAATTGGCGCAGCTGCATTTTGGCGGCGGCACCCCCACCTTCCTCTCCGATGCCCAGCTCGATTTCGTGTTCGGCCTTATCCGCGAGCACTTCACCCTGATGCCGCAGGGCGAATACTCCATCGAAATCGACCCGCGCAAAGTAAGCCGCGAAACCGTGCTGTTTCTCGGCTCGCTCGGCTTCAACCGCATGAGCGTGGGCATTCAGGATTTCGATCCCCAAGTGCAACAAGCCGTAAACCGCATCCAGAGCGAAGAAGAAACCCGTGTGGTGATCGACGCCGCCCGCGAAGCCGGCTTCCAATCCGTGAGCGTCGATTTGATTTACGGCCTGCCGCACCAAACCCCCGCCACCATGCAACAAACGCTGGACAAAGTGCTCGCCCTCAACCCCGACCGGCTGGCGGTTTACCACTACGCCCACCTGCCGCACATCTTCAAACCCCAGCGCCGCATCGACACCAATGCCGTGCCCGACAGCAACACCAAGCTCGACATGCTCCAGCAAATCGTGCAGCGGCTGGGCAGCGAAGGCTACGTCTTCATCGGCATGGACCACTTCGCCAAGCCCCAAGACGAGCTCGCCGTCGCCCTGCGCGAAGGCCGCCTGCAACGCAACTTCCAAGGCTATTCCACCCACGCCGACTGCGACCTCATCGCTGTCGGCCTATCCTCCATCGGCAAAATCGGCCGCATCTACAGCCAAAACCAGCGCCAAATCGAAGCCTACTATGCCGACCTCGATGCCGGCCGGCTGCCCCTGTTCCGCGGCTACCTGCTCGACGAAGACGACCTGCTGCGCCGCCGCCTCATTCAAGACCTCATGTGCCGCTTCGGCCTCGAGTTTGCCGATTACGAAGCCGAATGCCGCCAGCCCTTCGCCCAATATTTCGCTGCCGAGCTGGCCGATGCCGCCACCCTCGCCGCCAAAGGCCTGGTTGAGCTTAATGCAACCGGCCTAACCGTCACCCCCAAAGGCCGCTTCCTCATCCGCAACATCGCCATGGTGTTCGACCGCCACCTGCGCTCCCGCGACACCGCCGCCCAATATTCGCAAACCGTGTGA